A stretch of the Perca flavescens isolate YP-PL-M2 chromosome 10, PFLA_1.0, whole genome shotgun sequence genome encodes the following:
- the LOC114563408 gene encoding cytosolic sulfotransferase 2 isoform X1 has product MAETMDVFPRPELFDFHGVCMTHYFTDNWEKVQNFQARPDYILIDSYTKAGSTWVSYILDLLCYDQTSIPLYERVPNLEIAIHSLQLGLGSSQVIKGTEMADNLSIFPRLIKTHLPVQFLKDTGREIDKLCCFLGLSPSAEKKERITGSVQFDVMKKNTVVNFSTLQLMDFKKSSFIRKGKVGDWRNHFTVAQDEKFDADYKQKMKNPTLQFCTEV; this is encoded by the exons ATGGCTGAGACC ATGGATGTCTTTCCTCGACCAGAACTGTTTGATTTCCACGGAGTCTGCATGACTCACTATTTCACAGACAACTGGGAGAAGGTTCAAAACTTCCAGGCCAGGCCAGATTATATACTTATTGATTCCTACACTAAAGCAG GAAGCACCTGGGTCTCCTACATCCTTGACCTGCTGTGTTATGATCAGACATCCATCCCTTTGTATGAAAGGGTGCCAAACTTGGAGATCGCCATCCATTCTCTGCAGCTAG GATTGGGTTCTTCTCAAGTCATCAAAGGAACAGAAATGGCGGACAACCTCTCCATCTTTCCTCGACTCATTAAGACTCATCTTCCAGTCCAGTTTCTCAAA GATACTGGGCGGGAAATAGACAAACTCTGCTGCTTTCTTGGTTTGTCTCCTTCAGCTGAGAAGAAGGAAAGAATTACAGGCAGTGTGCAGTTTGATGTTATGAAAAAGAACACCGTGGTCAACTTTTCAACGCTTCAATTGATGGATTTCAAAAAGTCCTCCTTCATAAGGAAAG GGAAAGTTGGTGACTGGAGGAACCATTTCACCGTGGCGCAGGATGAAAAGTTTGATGCTGACTACAAGCAAAAAATGAAGAATCCTACACTGCAGTTTTGTACTGAAGTTTAG
- the LOC114563408 gene encoding cytosolic sulfotransferase 2 isoform X2 → MDVFPRPELFDFHGVCMTHYFTDNWEKVQNFQARPDYILIDSYTKAGSTWVSYILDLLCYDQTSIPLYERVPNLEIAIHSLQLGLGSSQVIKGTEMADNLSIFPRLIKTHLPVQFLKDTGREIDKLCCFLGLSPSAEKKERITGSVQFDVMKKNTVVNFSTLQLMDFKKSSFIRKGKVGDWRNHFTVAQDEKFDADYKQKMKNPTLQFCTEV, encoded by the exons ATGGATGTCTTTCCTCGACCAGAACTGTTTGATTTCCACGGAGTCTGCATGACTCACTATTTCACAGACAACTGGGAGAAGGTTCAAAACTTCCAGGCCAGGCCAGATTATATACTTATTGATTCCTACACTAAAGCAG GAAGCACCTGGGTCTCCTACATCCTTGACCTGCTGTGTTATGATCAGACATCCATCCCTTTGTATGAAAGGGTGCCAAACTTGGAGATCGCCATCCATTCTCTGCAGCTAG GATTGGGTTCTTCTCAAGTCATCAAAGGAACAGAAATGGCGGACAACCTCTCCATCTTTCCTCGACTCATTAAGACTCATCTTCCAGTCCAGTTTCTCAAA GATACTGGGCGGGAAATAGACAAACTCTGCTGCTTTCTTGGTTTGTCTCCTTCAGCTGAGAAGAAGGAAAGAATTACAGGCAGTGTGCAGTTTGATGTTATGAAAAAGAACACCGTGGTCAACTTTTCAACGCTTCAATTGATGGATTTCAAAAAGTCCTCCTTCATAAGGAAAG GGAAAGTTGGTGACTGGAGGAACCATTTCACCGTGGCGCAGGATGAAAAGTTTGATGCTGACTACAAGCAAAAAATGAAGAATCCTACACTGCAGTTTTGTACTGAAGTTTAG